In the genome of Microcoleus vaginatus PCC 9802, the window TAAAAAACCTAAATACCTGAAACAAATAAAAGGGCTAGGTAAATTTATAAATACTTGCGATTCGCTACTATCTAATTATATTTCTCAACTAGAAATAGTTAATAAAAAAAGTAGTTATTTGCCAAATAACCCCGCTCAACAAAGCGTAAAACGTAAGTTGGTGTCGAATTTCGCTCGAAATAAAACAGGGTTGCAACTAGATACGGCTGTCAATGATATAGCAGCAATTATCGATCGCGCCCAAGAGCAAGAAGATGCAGGGCGGGAGGATCTGCTGCGAGCCCAGGCGCTGCGGGTGCAAATAATTTTGGGTAGCATGGCACTGTCGATCGTCGTTGCAGCAGTGCTAGCGGGCTTCACCAGTCGGGCGATCGCCAAACCCCTCGCCGCTGTAACTAAAATCGCTCAGCGAGTGACTGAAGAATCTAATTTTCAGTTGCAAGTACCAGTTACCAGCACCGATGAAGTAGGAGTATTAGCAGCTTCGCTGAATCAACTGATTCAGAAAGTAAATCAGTTGCTACAAGAATTGAAATCTGAACAACAAACCCAGATACTTCAAAATGAGAAAATGGCAACTTTGGGGCGGATGTTAGCCGGTGTTGCTCACGAAGTTAACAACCCAATCAATTTTATCTATGCCAATATCGACCCAGCCAGAAATTATGTTGAAGATATTTTAGATTTGCTCAAAACTTACGAAACAGAAATTGCCAACCCGCCTGCCGCAGTGCTGGCGAAAGGCGAAGAAATAGACATCGATTTTCTCAAAGAAGATTTGATCAAAATATTGGACTCGATGCAAGTAGGGGCTGAAAGAGCCAAAGCTATTATCTTAAGTTTGAAAGATTTTTCTCGCCTTGATGAGGCAGCCCCTCATCCCGTCGATTTGCACGCCTGCATAGATAGCAGTTTGCTGATTCTCAACAGCCGCCTCAAACAGGGCATTGAAGTGGTATGCAATTACGGGAATATTCCGACTGTTGAAGGCTATATGGGTTTGCTTTACCAGGTATTTGTGAATCTTCTGAACAATGCACTAGATGCTGTGGAAGAAAAAGCAAAAATGGAGAAAACCCGCTCTAAGGAGGCGAAAAAACAATCGGCTTCGGACTCAAGCAAACAAGAAGCACCGAGTTTTTCGCCGAGAATTGTGATTGCTACAGAATACTTGGACGACGACTCAGTGGTAGTGCGAATTTCTGATAACGGTATGGGAATAGCGCCAGAAAGTCAAGAAAAAATGTTTGAAACATTCTTTACTACTAAACCGAGAGGTGTAGGTACTGGTTTGGGATTGGCAATTGGTCGCGAAATTATAGTCAAGAAACACGGGGGGACGATTAACTTTTGGTCAGAGGTGGGAAGGGGGACGGAATTTTCGATCGCCCTGCGGATTAAGCATGAGGATTCCATGCCAAATCCGCTGTTAAAACCTCCAATTGCTCGCGAATATAATTCCCTCGGCAACGAGAACGTGCCAACGAAGCCCGAAAAGAGAGGGACTGTAAAAACTTAAAAATAATAACTTTTGGTAAGTATAAAAAAATACTACAACTGCCCGCAAGCTAAAAACTCTGAGGTCATAATTTATGCCAAATCTCAAATTTCAAATAGTATGAGATTGCTTAGTGACTGGCTGTCACCCCCCCAGCACTCACTGAGTGATAATACCAAAATAAAAACTATTTTCCATAATCTTGAAAAACAGGATTTGCTATAATTTAAAGTTGAGCAATCACTGTACGGAGCGAAAATTATGGGACTATTTGACCAAATTTTGAGCGCGATCGACAATCCCAACCAACAAGCAAGCCCCAATCAGTTGGGCAACATTCTCGGTGCGGTAGAGCAGTTGAGCGGCAACCAGGGCATCGATGCGGGTACGACTCAGCTAGCAATGTCGGTTTTGGGCGGACACGTGCGATCGGCATTGCAAAACGTGCGATCGCAGTCAGGAGACGCACAAGCTCAACAACTTGTCAACCAATTTAGCGGCACAAATCCCAATCCCCAAGCGGTACAGAGTTTGTTCGGAGCCGGCCAACTGACGCAAATAATAGCCGATATCGCCCAAAGAACCGGTTTAAATAACGCGACAGTGCAGGCGATGATACCTGTTTTGGTGCCCCTGGTGTTGAATTTGCTAAAAACCGGCAGCAACGCCCAAAATCCAGCCCAGGGCAGCAATCCTGTTTTGAATACATTTTTAGATGCAGATGGAGACGGCGACGTAGATATTACTGACGCCATGTCGATGGCAGGCCGCTTTTTGAATCAGCCCCGTTAATTTGGGATTTTTGTAATTGCAGATATCAGCGGATGGACACAGATGAACGCAGATAGGATTTTATCTGCGTTTATCTGCCTTCATCTGCGCTTAAAAAAATTCCAACTTTAACCCAAACCCAAATCAGTCACAGCACCGACACTGCTAGAAGAAACCAACTTAGCGTATTTAGCCAAAACGCCCCTAGTATAGCGAGGTTTAGGAGGCTGCCAAAGAGCGCGCCGCTGCTCCAATTCAGCATCAGAAACATTGAGCTGCAACAAGCGATTGTTAGCATCAATCGTAATCGAATCGCCCTCTTTTACCAGAGCAATTGTCCCGCCAACTTGTGCTTCGGGTGCAACGTGACCGACAACCATGCC includes:
- a CDS encoding sensor histidine kinase — its product is MQLKHLNQPSQELSTSCEHNIKETQPPKLNYFAHIARSLGNLSIHDKICRGYALALCVAIGGTTVGMLVGTHYYRITNNQVHIDRESQLLHKLQVALVRTQNSQEWLIYGIDKPQIFDKKYQQLQKNIYSLKELLSEVKKPKYLKQIKGLGKFINTCDSLLSNYISQLEIVNKKSSYLPNNPAQQSVKRKLVSNFARNKTGLQLDTAVNDIAAIIDRAQEQEDAGREDLLRAQALRVQIILGSMALSIVVAAVLAGFTSRAIAKPLAAVTKIAQRVTEESNFQLQVPVTSTDEVGVLAASLNQLIQKVNQLLQELKSEQQTQILQNEKMATLGRMLAGVAHEVNNPINFIYANIDPARNYVEDILDLLKTYETEIANPPAAVLAKGEEIDIDFLKEDLIKILDSMQVGAERAKAIILSLKDFSRLDEAAPHPVDLHACIDSSLLILNSRLKQGIEVVCNYGNIPTVEGYMGLLYQVFVNLLNNALDAVEEKAKMEKTRSKEAKKQSASDSSKQEAPSFSPRIVIATEYLDDDSVVVRISDNGMGIAPESQEKMFETFFTTKPRGVGTGLGLAIGREIIVKKHGGTINFWSEVGRGTEFSIALRIKHEDSMPNPLLKPPIAREYNSLGNENVPTKPEKRGTVKT
- a CDS encoding DUF937 domain-containing protein; protein product: MGLFDQILSAIDNPNQQASPNQLGNILGAVEQLSGNQGIDAGTTQLAMSVLGGHVRSALQNVRSQSGDAQAQQLVNQFSGTNPNPQAVQSLFGAGQLTQIIADIAQRTGLNNATVQAMIPVLVPLVLNLLKTGSNAQNPAQGSNPVLNTFLDADGDGDVDITDAMSMAGRFLNQPR